The segment CCAACGACAGCGATTTTACGATTACTCATGGTATTTACTCACTCCTTTTTTTATTATACGCCGTATGCAAATGTGATTAGCGTTCTAATCCCAAGATAGCTGATTCCAAGAAATAGAATTAATGTTGCGTATGTAGCTATTTGCTGTGATTTTGGCGATTGCGTAATACCCCATGTTACTAAAAAGCTCCATAATCCGTTTGCAAAATGGAATGTTGTTGAGAGAACCCCAATAACATAAAACCAAAACATAAACGGATTGGTTAAAATATTTTCCATAAGACTATAGTTCAATTCCACATTACCCATACCGATTTGTATACGTGTTTCCCAAACATGCCATACAATAAATACTAATGTAACAATTCCCGTAAAACGTTGCAGGTAGAATAACCAGTTACGGATATAGCCATACCTTCTCGTATTATTTCGTGTTACAAATACAATATAAACCCCTAATATTGCATGGAACAGAATCGGCAGATAGATTACAAATATTTCTAGCAACAGTACAAATGGAAGCCCTGCCATAAAACCTGCTGCTTGGTTGAAGCTTTCTTCCCCATACACAGCAAAGTGATTCACAATTAAATGTTGAACCAGAAATATCCCAATTGGAACCACGCCCAATAGCGAGTGTAACCTTCTGTAATAAAACTCACGTTGTCCCGCCATGTGTTACCCCCCTTAGCTTATTAAGTTAGAATATCCATTTCTTTTGTACATATATCAAACACAATTAAGATAAAAGTAAACCAATTTCATCTCTTTTACTGTCGGATATTGTACGAATTGTGACATATATATTGTACTTCTAACTCCAATTAGCGTCAAGAAAAGCAGGCATTAAATTTTGATAATTAGAGATTTACTATATTCATGAGAATAAAAAAATAGCTAGAACACTTGCGTAATCGCCTAATTATATAGATAATAATATTAGTAGACTACTAATATAACGTAATAAATTTTAATTGTTTACATAAAGAAGGGGTGGCGTTCATGGCACAAAAACAGGAAACATTTTCCGTGTCTCAACTTGATGAATTACATACAGCCGGGGCTGGCTACGATGTACTCAGGTACATAAGCTTACCTGAAGTATTAGGCAGAGAGTCCAATACACTCTTATATTTCATGGGAAGAAACCTTGCTAGAAAGCTTGATATAAAAGCACTCGAAGACATCTATTATATTTTCGATAAACTAGGCTGGGGAAATTTGGAACTGATTAAAGAAAAAAGAAAAGAGCTCGTTTTCCATCTCATGGCAGATGCAGTAGTACAACGACTAAATGCCTCGTTCGATACAGAATTCCGTTTGGAATCGGGGTTCCTGGCAGAATCCATTCAAATGATCAATGAAAGGGAATGTGAATGTGTGGAAGCAGTCAATCACAAAATTCATCAAATTGAATTTACAGTAGTTTATAATGGATGAAAAAATAGCTGCAGCTCTCTCGTGTAGAACTGCAGCTATTTTTCTTCATTCAAATGCACCCGAATAGCTTCCGCTGTGTCTGCGGGAATCCCCAGCCTGGTTAACTCTGTTAACGAGGCATTTTTTATTTCATTGATGGATTTAAAATGCGATAGTAATAATCTTCTTCGTTTCTGGCCAACGCCTGGAATTTTGTCTAATTCAGACTGAAATAAATTCTTACCACGTAACTGACGGTGAAAAGAAATTGCGAATCTATGAACCTCATCCTGTATTCGCTGAACTAGATAAAATTCCTGAGATTTTCTTGATAAGGGAATCACTGTTGGCGGAACACCATATAATAATTCACTGGTTCGATGTTTATCATCTTTTGCCAATCCGCATAAAGGTATATCCAAACCTAATTCATTTTCCAATACATCTAAAGCAGCGCTCATTTGTCCTTTACCGCCATCGACCATGATAAGATCAGGTAGTGGTAAATTTTCCTTTAACACCCTTTTATACCTTCTTCGGATGACCTCCCGCATTGTCTCATAATCATCAGGACCTTGTACGTCTTTTATTTTAAATTTACGATACTCCTTTTTATTCGGCCTGCCGTCAATAAAAACAACCATAGCCGAAACAGGGTCAACCCCCTGGATATTTGAGTTATCGAAAGCCTCAATGCGGTTTGGTGTCTCAATATGAAGCACATCACCAAGCTGTTCCACTGCTAAAACCGTTTTCGCCTCATCCCGCTCTATTAAGGAGAATTTTTCTTCCAAAGCGATTTTTGCATTTTTCATTGCCAGCTCAACCAATTCTTTTTTGCGTCCACGGAATGGCGTATGAACATCAACCTCGAGCAGTTCTTTTACCAGCTCATTATCTGCTCCGATCGGGAGTAAAATTTGCTTTGGCTTTGGATGATGCTGATGGAGATAGAACCTGCCAATATAACTAATAAAAGATTCTTCCGGTTCATCAAAAAACGGGAAAATGGCTACATCTCGCTCGATCAGATTTCCTTGTCTGATAAAAAATGTTTGGATACACATCCATCCTTTATCATAGCTATAGCCGAAAATATCCCTGTCTGAACGGTCATTTAACGTCATCTTCTGCTGTTCCATGACTACTTCAATATGCTGCACTTGAT is part of the Virgibacillus sp. NKC19-16 genome and harbors:
- a CDS encoding succinate dehydrogenase cytochrome b558 subunit; translation: MAGQREFYYRRLHSLLGVVPIGIFLVQHLIVNHFAVYGEESFNQAAGFMAGLPFVLLLEIFVIYLPILFHAILGVYIVFVTRNNTRRYGYIRNWLFYLQRFTGIVTLVFIVWHVWETRIQIGMGNVELNYSLMENILTNPFMFWFYVIGVLSTTFHFANGLWSFLVTWGITQSPKSQQIATYATLILFLGISYLGIRTLITFAYGV
- a CDS encoding YslB family protein, translated to MAQKQETFSVSQLDELHTAGAGYDVLRYISLPEVLGRESNTLLYFMGRNLARKLDIKALEDIYYIFDKLGWGNLELIKEKRKELVFHLMADAVVQRLNASFDTEFRLESGFLAESIQMINERECECVEAVNHKIHQIEFTVVYNG
- the uvrC gene encoding excinuclease ABC subunit UvrC, producing the protein MNQIIKEKLAVLPTQPGCYLMKDKHQTIIYVGKSKLLKNRVRSYFTGAHDRKTQRLVQEIEDFEYIVTTSEIEALILEMNLIKKYDPKYNVMLKDDKTYPYLKITSERHPRLLITRNVKRDKGKYFGPYPNVIAARETKRLLDRLYPLKKCNNQPGRHCLYYHMGQCLACSENPPSVGEYKAISQQITSFLNGGYKEIKKKLNTKMHEASEQLNFERAKELRDQVQHIEVVMEQQKMTLNDRSDRDIFGYSYDKGWMCIQTFFIRQGNLIERDVAIFPFFDEPEESFISYIGRFYLHQHHPKPKQILLPIGADNELVKELLEVDVHTPFRGRKKELVELAMKNAKIALEEKFSLIERDEAKTVLAVEQLGDVLHIETPNRIEAFDNSNIQGVDPVSAMVVFIDGRPNKKEYRKFKIKDVQGPDDYETMREVIRRRYKRVLKENLPLPDLIMVDGGKGQMSAALDVLENELGLDIPLCGLAKDDKHRTSELLYGVPPTVIPLSRKSQEFYLVQRIQDEVHRFAISFHRQLRGKNLFQSELDKIPGVGQKRRRLLLSHFKSINEIKNASLTELTRLGIPADTAEAIRVHLNEEK